In the Candidatus Cloacimonadota bacterium genome, AAGAGGTAGAAAAGCAGGTCTTTGCCTTTGAATTCCAGCCGCGCGAAGGCGTAAGCCGCCAAAACGGAGCTGATTAAAACCCCGATGAGCGTGAAGAAGGAGACGTAGAGCGTGTTTGCGAAATAGGTGGCGAAGGGGACTTTCTTGAATGCATTGATAAAGTTTTCAAAATGGAAACTGGGCTTTTTGCGCACCATTTCCACTTGATTATCGGGAACTTCCAGATATTCTTCAAAATCTTTGGAGATTTGACCCTCGCTGTCCAAAACGTGAATTACGGCCTTGCCATCCTTGCTCTGTACAAGGATTACGCGGCGTTCCA is a window encoding:
- a CDS encoding carbohydrate ABC transporter permease, producing the protein MKNPIASTLTYIFLIIFGAVMVVPFIWMLSTSLMTQGEFNKNDSIFIPKEEYHVWKDGNVERRVILVQSKDGKAVIHVLDSEGQISKDFEEYLEVPDNQVEMVRKKPSFHFENFINAFKKVPFATYFANTLYVSFFTLIGVLISSVLAAYAFARLEFKGKDLLFYL